The DNA segment AGATGTTTACGTTATATTTAAACGTGATATATTCTCTTAATTTATGTGCACTCGTTGTTTATAAATACTTCGGTAATTATTGTTTCGTTGATCTATATTGAGTTTTATTTTCCGTCAATTCTTaatgacataaaattaatatttcactaaattatcaacattaaaaaagtataaaccaTTTTCTGTGCAGTTAAAACAAACATTGTCTTATCGCTATGTTCTCGCGTGTAGTGAATATTGACAATTTAGTAATTTTCATATGAATGCATTTATTATGACTGAagttatatatcattttttgcCTTACACAAGTATGACTGTACAGATCTGATCTCATttgttctttctttttttttttaataataaacttaagtttAAGAGTCAGTCCATGAACTTCCATTTTTGTGATTTTGTCTAATCTTTTTAAATGAAGGAAGgatattgtcaattttttttaatagtcattAACGAGATTAATCTCATGTTCGTTACTATATAAAGATACCTTGTTATGTGATATTTAAGTTCTTGTTTatagattttgattttatcttaatccttgttaatttaaaaatatataaaaaagaaaatgtataaaaaaaatctttaaactcGGTATAAAGACATATATcaagacttattttatttattctgtgtAAACCACACATGTTATTCCATTTAATCTGAAATGATATAgagataaaaacaatattagtgcttgcttattattattactatggtGACACTATATCTACAAGCATTAGTTGACTTTATTGCCTATAATAACCTGTAATAACTGTTTGTGCACGATCAAAATAAAAGTACTGTGTAATAAGTTGTGCATTTTGATTGCTCCTCCACCTTTAAGAAgacctaaatttttttttgtaatttgtatatttactatttgcttatgttgtttttttttatagaaaaagtaAAGGTAAAACCAGTATGACTACTTCCATTTTCATTTCACAGGAGAACATTTTAAGCCATTTTACTACCATTTctgttatatttacttttttctttctaGAAAAAAATCCTTAACTCAAACTATGAGAGAACTTAAACGTTAACGATTGCTTAAAGAAAGGAGTAGTTTTATAAGATTATCGTTAGCAATCACGGTTTTTAAGTGTTTTACATAATCAAGTCGGAATTTATTTTTCACATCAACCACACAATCTAAATGGGTTTGGTTGAACTGATCAGATATTCAGTTGcataacatattatgttaatgaaccaatataaaaaattcaatatcatACGAGAGGAGACTGGGATAAAGGGCAGAACTTAAGCAGAGATtgtgcttttatttaaatattgggaTTTAAGAACCAAGTAAAAGTTGAATGCTGTACAGAATTGTTAAAGCAAttgttaataaagataaaaagtaGGTCTGGCTGCCAGCAGGGTTAAAACTGGCAGTTAATATTTAACTTCAGagacaaacaaattatttaaaactaaaatatcctAATGCCTAGGCTTTTTCATCCCATGTGAGAATTGCATAAAATAGAACCTTAATGCTGACTTTAAATTTACTTCATAAGAATAACTGGACATAAAACAGACACAAAAAAGTCAAATCAGAACTAAGTATAAAAGCCTGCTTATATGTTGATGAGAAACCAATACATCCAAGAAATATaccaaataattttaacgataAAGAAGAGGTTTATCTATTTAGTTAAGTCCCATCTCAATTTAACAGTATTTTTCATCTATTATATCGTGAATTAAGTTTTGCTAATTAATATcagactattctatatttaaacaataaaaagatataattaatactaaggtttttatttatgaagttCATCAGTGGAAATgccatattttttctttaatgtatCTAATTCTTCTTGCTTCTTTTCAATATCCATTCCCTTAAATGCTTTGTTtgatctataatataatacaactaAATATCTGTTACATACATTGAAACCAGATAAATTATCACAAGCATTTTTAGCATCGAAAATGTCCTCATACACAACAAATGCTGTTCCTCTTGTTTCTGGCGTATTTCCACtacaaaaaaagtataaagtGGTTTAATATCAAATGAAGTAGCTAAAAAACATAAcagtattacatataatatagtcATACTGGAGATTCTTTtcacttaaaacaaaattcaaatgtattttgaataaaataattttatttatatattaataaccttAATCTGAAATTGTGCCCAACTTTATACTTAGGTTTTACAATTCATAAGTGTAAATTGCCTTggtaaaattattctttttttaatctcTATTTCGGGTTGTTTACCGTTTCCAATACCAAAAAAGTTTACTTACACTCTTATTTGTCGTATAGCCCCGTATTTGCCAAAAATATCATACATTTCTTCAGCGGATATTTTATATGGTAAATTTCTTATGTACAAAATTCTATTAACTTCTGGTGGAAGTCTTACCtaaaacataacaaattaaataattacaattcgtTTTTACTTA comes from the Nymphalis io chromosome 1, ilAglIoxx1.1, whole genome shotgun sequence genome and includes:
- the LOC126769614 gene encoding splicing factor 3B subunit 6; amino-acid sequence: MALALQRRANVRLPPEVNRILYIRNLPYKISAEEMYDIFGKYGAIRQIRVGNTPETRGTAFVVYEDIFDAKNACDNLSGFNVCNRYLVVLYYRSNKAFKGMDIEKKQEELDTLKKKYGISTDELHK